One stretch of Micromonospora echinospora DNA includes these proteins:
- a CDS encoding DUF885 domain-containing protein: MIDEFADGLLGEVTRLDPCVAVVEAGEQDVDGLTDYSPEGHQARADLAARALRRIEALPATSPLHEHLAERLRARIAFHTAGEDLRELHVAATGPLQLIRQCVESAVPGRDAGRAAYEDGWARVGARQAAIPASLDGYARSLLVAAERGHLPTRRQVDLVTQRCRNWIDDDTALVERYGDGPQRPSLQAAARYAREAYRRFATTLTADLAPRARDDEAFGPARYALWVRTFLGMEPDLRELYEWGWDEFTATEAQLVAEAKTLGGTVPEALDRLGRPDAPGTLHSRAAFGAWLQELLEATIERLHGTHFDIPAPLRRVESRITASGGTAYTAPSRDLTRPGRVSWLLPAGQESFPTWRAYSTAYHEGVPGHHLQLGAEACRGGPGQRLNLLGGLSGAQEGWALYAERFMDELGLYEQPGARLGHLFMQLLRAARVVLDIGLHLRLPMPSADGAPWTPEAALALLRDRCHQGPYAPLELARYLGRPGQALTYKVGERVWRDGRAAFPGDRRAFHSHALALGSLGLDQLTSALAAYPASSAGSSSGSATQAE, from the coding sequence ATGATCGACGAATTCGCCGACGGGTTGCTGGGGGAGGTGACCCGCCTCGATCCGTGTGTGGCGGTGGTCGAGGCCGGTGAGCAGGACGTCGACGGGCTCACCGACTACAGCCCGGAGGGTCACCAGGCCCGCGCCGATCTCGCCGCGCGCGCCCTGCGCCGGATCGAGGCGCTGCCCGCCACGAGCCCGCTGCACGAGCACCTCGCCGAACGGCTGCGCGCCCGGATCGCCTTCCACACCGCCGGGGAGGACCTGCGGGAACTGCACGTCGCGGCCACCGGCCCGCTCCAGCTCATCCGCCAGTGCGTCGAGTCCGCGGTGCCGGGCCGCGACGCCGGGCGCGCGGCCTACGAGGACGGCTGGGCCCGCGTGGGCGCGCGCCAGGCCGCGATCCCGGCGTCCCTGGACGGGTACGCCCGCAGTCTGCTGGTCGCCGCCGAACGCGGTCACCTGCCCACACGACGCCAGGTGGACCTGGTGACGCAGCGCTGCCGCAACTGGATCGACGACGACACGGCGCTCGTGGAGCGCTACGGCGACGGCCCGCAGCGCCCGTCGTTGCAGGCGGCGGCGCGGTACGCGCGGGAGGCGTACCGGAGGTTCGCGACGACGCTCACCGCGGACCTGGCGCCGCGGGCGCGCGACGACGAGGCGTTCGGCCCGGCGCGGTACGCCCTCTGGGTGCGGACCTTCCTCGGGATGGAACCGGACCTGCGCGAGCTGTACGAGTGGGGCTGGGACGAGTTCACCGCGACCGAGGCGCAACTGGTCGCGGAGGCGAAGACCCTGGGCGGGACCGTGCCCGAGGCGCTGGACCGGCTCGGCCGCCCCGACGCGCCCGGCACCCTGCACAGCCGGGCCGCGTTCGGCGCGTGGTTGCAGGAGCTGCTGGAGGCCACCATCGAGCGGCTGCACGGCACGCACTTCGACATCCCCGCGCCGCTGCGCCGCGTCGAGTCGCGCATCACCGCGTCGGGCGGCACCGCCTACACCGCGCCGTCGCGGGACCTGACGCGGCCGGGCCGGGTCTCGTGGCTGCTGCCCGCGGGCCAGGAGAGCTTCCCCACCTGGCGGGCCTACAGCACCGCGTACCACGAGGGCGTTCCCGGCCACCACCTGCAACTCGGCGCCGAGGCGTGCCGGGGCGGTCCCGGGCAGCGGCTGAACCTGCTCGGCGGACTCTCCGGCGCCCAGGAGGGCTGGGCGCTGTACGCCGAGCGGTTCATGGACGAGCTCGGGCTCTACGAGCAGCCCGGCGCGCGGCTGGGACACCTGTTCATGCAGTTGCTGCGGGCGGCCCGGGTGGTGCTCGACATCGGCCTGCACCTGCGGCTGCCGATGCCGTCCGCCGACGGCGCGCCGTGGACGCCGGAGGCGGCGCTGGCCCTGCTGCGCGACCGCTGCCACCAGGGGCCGTACGCGCCCCTGGAACTGGCCCGGTACCTGGGCCGCCCCGGGCAGGCGCTCACCTACAAGGTGGGGGAGCGGGTGTGGCGGGACGGCCGCGCGGCGTTCCCCGGCGACCGGCGGGCGTTCCACAGCCACGCCCTGGCGCTCGGCTCGCTGGGGCTGGACCAGCTCACCAGCGCGCTCGCCGCCTACCCGGCCTCGTCGGCGGGCAGCTCCTCCGGGTCGGCCACCCAGGCGGAGTAG
- a CDS encoding serpin family protein yields the protein MTPLRAPLARYAERLHRAAGDTHHVASPLGAWLLLALTGPTATGEDRAALAGALGLDPDDAAAEARALLAAPHPMVAAATALWERTPMAELAAWRAALPEDTERGALPDQAALDAWARERTGGLIERFPLDVAPDTLLVLANALATRVSWADPFDTAPGTELGAGSAWSSRLSRVLRTPPFGHRCWVAATDRAGEVAVHAVRAAEGDDGAGMLVVSVAAAPQVPATDVLAAAQELAVAAATAPDGPDPGRRSLFDLPLGETPLWTLREESTRTYADDGREERATAVLPCWSAQSRHDLTAAGFGFDAAARALGRLLGLAGPGFDAAQSAVARFGRYGFEAAAVTAFGRATALPPEGVARVAELRFGHPYAVVAVTTDPAGGPWHALPVYSAWVADPEELPADEAG from the coding sequence GTGACTCCCCTGCGCGCACCCCTGGCCCGTTACGCCGAGCGGCTGCACCGCGCCGCCGGTGACACCCACCACGTCGCCTCGCCGCTCGGTGCCTGGCTGCTGCTGGCGCTGACCGGCCCGACCGCCACCGGGGAGGACCGTGCGGCGCTGGCCGGGGCGCTCGGTCTCGACCCGGACGACGCCGCCGCCGAGGCGCGGGCGCTGCTCGCCGCGCCGCACCCGATGGTCGCCGCGGCCACCGCGCTGTGGGAGCGCACGCCGATGGCGGAGCTGGCCGCGTGGCGGGCCGCCCTGCCGGAGGACACCGAACGCGGCGCGCTGCCCGACCAGGCGGCGCTCGACGCCTGGGCGCGGGAGCGTACCGGCGGGTTGATCGAGCGGTTCCCGCTCGACGTCGCCCCGGACACGCTGCTGGTCCTGGCGAACGCGCTGGCCACCCGGGTGTCGTGGGCCGACCCGTTCGACACCGCCCCGGGCACGGAACTGGGCGCGGGCAGCGCCTGGTCGAGCCGATTGAGCCGGGTGCTGCGCACGCCGCCGTTCGGGCACCGCTGCTGGGTGGCGGCCACCGACCGGGCCGGCGAGGTGGCGGTGCACGCGGTCCGGGCTGCCGAGGGCGACGACGGCGCCGGGATGCTCGTGGTGTCGGTGGCCGCCGCGCCGCAGGTTCCGGCCACCGACGTGCTGGCCGCCGCGCAGGAGCTGGCCGTGGCCGCCGCCACGGCGCCGGACGGGCCGGACCCGGGCCGCCGCTCGCTGTTCGACCTGCCGCTGGGCGAGACGCCGCTGTGGACGCTGCGGGAGGAGTCGACCCGGACGTACGCGGACGACGGCCGGGAGGAACGCGCGACGGCGGTGCTGCCGTGCTGGTCGGCGCAGAGCCGGCACGACCTGACCGCGGCCGGGTTCGGCTTCGACGCGGCGGCGCGGGCGCTGGGCCGGCTGCTGGGACTGGCCGGGCCGGGGTTCGACGCCGCGCAGTCGGCGGTTGCCCGGTTCGGCCGCTACGGCTTCGAGGCCGCCGCCGTGACCGCGTTCGGCCGGGCGACAGCGCTGCCGCCGGAGGGCGTCGCCCGCGTCGCCGAGCTGCGCTTCGGTCACCCGTACGCGGTGGTCGCGGTGACCACCGACCCGGCCGGCGGCCCCTGGCACGCCCTGCCCGTCTACTCCGCCTGGGTGGCCGACCCGGAGGAGCTGCCCGCCGACGAGGCCGGGTAG
- a CDS encoding NUDIX hydrolase, whose product MQLPDDLPVFERSAVRLVVLDATDRLLLFHTRDPDHPDLGVWWELPGGGLDPGETYREAAVRELREETGIAVGPDEVGAPTWRRRASFRHRQRRHLQDEVIVAVRLPGPGPDVDEALRLDYEVEDYFGFRWWPLAEVLAERPRCYPGRLPELLPAFLAGEEIDEPFELWS is encoded by the coding sequence GTGCAGCTACCCGACGATCTGCCGGTGTTCGAGCGCAGCGCGGTGCGGCTGGTGGTGCTCGACGCCACCGACCGCCTGCTGCTGTTCCACACCCGCGACCCGGATCATCCGGACCTCGGCGTGTGGTGGGAGCTGCCCGGCGGCGGGCTGGACCCGGGTGAGACGTACCGGGAGGCGGCGGTACGCGAACTGCGCGAGGAAACAGGCATCGCCGTCGGCCCGGACGAGGTGGGCGCGCCGACGTGGCGGCGGCGGGCCAGCTTCCGGCACCGGCAGCGCCGCCACCTCCAGGACGAGGTGATCGTGGCGGTACGGCTGCCCGGCCCCGGACCGGACGTGGACGAGGCGCTGCGGCTGGACTACGAGGTGGAGGACTACTTCGGATTCCGCTGGTGGCCGCTGGCCGAGGTGCTCGCCGAGCGGCCGCGCTGCTATCCCGGGCGGCTGCCGGAGCTGCTGCCGGCGTTCCTGGCCGGCGAGGAGATCGACGAGCCGTTCGAATTGTGGTCCTGA
- a CDS encoding type II toxin-antitoxin system PemK/MazF family toxin, producing MAGLLKNVASRLGRITRGVPAPARTGGPIPAQVARRRQVSALQSRELSYAPEPDGQADPGEIVWTWVPYEDDPRQGKDRPVLVVGRHSRTLFGLMLSSQSDRDGQRHWLALGPGEWDRDNRPSWVRLDRVLTMREDSIRREGAVLDRPRFDRVGQALRAGYGWR from the coding sequence GTGGCAGGTCTGTTGAAGAACGTGGCGTCGCGGCTCGGCCGGATCACCCGGGGCGTGCCCGCCCCGGCCCGCACGGGCGGGCCGATCCCGGCTCAGGTCGCGCGCCGCCGCCAGGTCAGCGCGTTGCAGAGCCGCGAGTTGTCGTACGCGCCGGAGCCGGACGGCCAGGCCGACCCGGGCGAGATCGTCTGGACCTGGGTGCCCTACGAGGACGATCCCCGCCAGGGCAAGGACCGCCCGGTGCTGGTGGTGGGACGGCACAGCCGCACCTTGTTCGGGCTGATGCTGTCCAGCCAGAGCGATCGGGACGGCCAGCGGCACTGGCTGGCGCTCGGCCCGGGGGAGTGGGACCGGGACAACCGGCCCTCCTGGGTGCGCCTGGACCGGGTGCTCACCATGCGCGAGGACAGCATCCGCCGCGAGGGCGCGGTGCTGGACCGGCCGCGGTTCGACCGGGTCGGGCAGGCGCTGCGCGCCGGCTACGGCTGGCGCTGA
- a CDS encoding GGDEF domain-containing protein codes for MPDPMTVASGISAAGALISAWQLRRRAVRAEAEIELLQAELAAERHAASHDPLTGLPNRRAFFRLAATLLTDPAGQPLVAVVLDLDNFKQVNDRYGHAAGDQVLIAVAQRLAAFAGNNLVARLGGDEFAGLLASPTADRRWIEHATRRLCEALAAPIPLGARSIQVTASVGLAPVHCPKQLTDALCRADAAMYEAKTLGAARPPRQLVAEY; via the coding sequence GTGCCGGATCCGATGACCGTCGCCTCCGGCATATCCGCCGCCGGCGCCCTGATCTCGGCCTGGCAGTTGCGCCGTCGCGCCGTACGCGCCGAGGCCGAAATCGAGCTGCTCCAGGCCGAACTGGCCGCCGAACGGCACGCGGCCAGCCACGACCCGCTCACCGGGCTGCCCAACCGCCGCGCGTTCTTCCGGCTGGCCGCCACCCTGCTCACCGACCCGGCCGGCCAGCCACTGGTCGCTGTCGTCCTCGACCTCGACAACTTCAAGCAGGTGAACGACCGCTACGGGCACGCCGCCGGCGACCAGGTGTTGATCGCCGTCGCGCAGCGGCTCGCCGCGTTCGCCGGCAACAACCTGGTGGCCCGCCTCGGCGGCGACGAGTTCGCCGGCCTGCTGGCCAGCCCCACGGCGGACCGCCGGTGGATCGAGCACGCCACCCGGCGGCTCTGCGAGGCGCTCGCCGCGCCGATCCCGCTGGGCGCGCGCAGCATCCAGGTCACCGCCTCGGTCGGGCTGGCGCCGGTCCATTGCCCGAAGCAGCTCACCGACGCGCTGTGCCGCGCCGACGCCGCCATGTACGAGGCGAAGACGCTGGGCGCGGCCCGGCCGCCCCGCCAGCTCGTCGCGGAGTACTGA
- a CDS encoding DUF397 domain-containing protein: MQQPPNGVPVPELPPMRWSKSRRSNPSGNCVELAELPGGTGIAVRNSRHPEGPALIYTVDEIAAFVLGARDGDFDHLIPPSRTRD, translated from the coding sequence ATGCAACAACCCCCGAACGGTGTGCCCGTACCCGAGCTGCCCCCGATGCGCTGGTCGAAGAGTCGTCGCAGCAACCCCAGCGGCAACTGCGTCGAGTTGGCCGAGCTGCCCGGCGGCACCGGAATCGCGGTCCGAAACTCCCGGCACCCGGAGGGTCCGGCGTTGATCTACACAGTGGACGAGATCGCCGCCTTCGTGCTCGGCGCGCGCGACGGCGACTTCGACCACCTGATCCCGCCGTCCCGCACACGGGACTGA
- a CDS encoding helix-turn-helix domain-containing protein, which produces MATVPVEGGPTSGPTVLRMLLGGQLRRLREGAGVSRETAGWEIRSSESKISRMELGRVGFKERDVADLLTLYGVTDADEREALLKLARDANSPGWWHRYGDVLPAWFQAYLGLEAAAALIRTYEVQFVPGLLQTAAYAREVILLGHRSASAAELDRRVELRMQRKELLRRSNPPQLWAVLDEAALRRPIGGTAVMREQLDALIDATAAPHVRLQVVPFSAGGHAAASGAFSILRFGDADLPDIVYIEQLTSAIYLDKRDDLDFYAEAMERLCVEAAPPERTREMLARLRDELYPA; this is translated from the coding sequence GTGGCGACGGTGCCCGTCGAGGGTGGTCCGACAAGCGGGCCCACCGTGCTGCGCATGTTGCTCGGTGGGCAGCTGCGACGGCTGCGTGAGGGGGCGGGGGTCAGCCGGGAGACGGCCGGCTGGGAGATCCGCTCCTCCGAGTCGAAGATCAGCCGGATGGAGCTGGGCCGGGTCGGCTTCAAGGAGCGCGACGTGGCCGACCTGCTCACGCTCTACGGCGTCACCGACGCCGACGAGCGCGAGGCGCTGCTCAAGCTCGCCCGGGACGCGAACAGCCCGGGCTGGTGGCACCGCTACGGCGACGTGCTCCCCGCGTGGTTCCAGGCGTACCTGGGCCTGGAGGCCGCCGCCGCGCTGATCCGCACGTACGAGGTGCAGTTCGTGCCCGGCCTGCTGCAGACCGCCGCGTACGCCCGGGAGGTGATCCTGCTCGGGCACCGCAGCGCGTCGGCGGCGGAGCTGGACCGGCGGGTGGAGCTGCGGATGCAGCGCAAGGAGCTGCTGCGCCGCAGCAACCCGCCGCAGTTGTGGGCGGTGCTCGACGAGGCGGCGCTGCGCCGCCCGATCGGCGGAACCGCGGTGATGCGCGAGCAGTTGGACGCTCTGATCGACGCGACCGCCGCGCCGCACGTACGGCTGCAGGTCGTCCCGTTCTCCGCCGGTGGGCACGCCGCGGCCAGCGGCGCCTTCAGCATCCTGCGCTTCGGCGACGCCGACCTGCCGGACATCGTCTACATCGAGCAGCTGACCAGCGCCATCTACCTGGACAAGCGCGACGACCTCGACTTCTACGCCGAGGCGATGGAACGGCTGTGCGTGGAGGCCGCACCGCCGGAGCGCACCCGGGAGATGCTGGCCCGCCTCCGCGACGAGCTGTACCCCGCCTGA
- a CDS encoding SAM-dependent methyltransferase: MTSDAPGTAPGSGPLGDRIDTTVAHPARRYNYWLGGKDNFQADRDSGDAMAARFPTIRISALENRRFLRRAVRHLAGEAGIRQFLDIGTGIPTADNTHEVAQAIDPRARVVYVDNDPIVLAHARALLTSSADGVTAYLDADLRAPERILAHPDLRRTLDLSQPVALMLLAVLHFVPDGEDPYAIVDTLLDALPPGSYLAASHATHDYLPAEVAAEAKAAARGGGPHGVINLRSREEVVRFFDGLELVEPGVCSVAEWRADGEPEPRPSVVDVSMYGGVARKP, from the coding sequence TTGACCAGCGACGCACCAGGGACGGCGCCCGGTTCGGGGCCGCTCGGCGACCGGATCGACACGACCGTGGCGCACCCCGCCCGCCGGTACAACTACTGGCTCGGTGGCAAGGACAACTTCCAGGCCGACCGTGACTCCGGCGACGCCATGGCCGCCCGCTTCCCGACGATCCGGATCAGCGCGCTGGAGAACCGGCGGTTCCTGCGCCGCGCGGTGCGTCACCTGGCCGGTGAAGCGGGCATCCGGCAGTTCCTGGACATCGGCACCGGCATCCCCACCGCCGACAACACCCACGAGGTGGCGCAGGCGATCGACCCGCGCGCCCGGGTGGTGTACGTCGACAACGACCCGATCGTGCTGGCCCACGCCCGCGCGCTGCTCACCAGCTCGGCCGACGGCGTCACCGCCTACCTCGACGCGGACCTGCGTGCCCCGGAGCGGATCCTGGCCCACCCCGACCTGCGCCGCACGCTCGACCTGTCGCAGCCGGTGGCGTTGATGCTGCTGGCGGTGCTGCACTTCGTGCCCGACGGCGAGGACCCGTACGCGATCGTCGACACCCTTCTCGACGCGCTGCCCCCGGGCAGTTACCTGGCCGCCTCGCACGCCACCCACGACTACCTTCCGGCGGAGGTGGCCGCCGAGGCGAAGGCGGCGGCCCGGGGCGGTGGCCCGCACGGCGTGATCAACCTGCGCAGCCGGGAGGAGGTCGTGCGCTTCTTCGACGGCCTCGAACTGGTCGAGCCGGGCGTCTGCTCGGTGGCCGAGTGGCGCGCCGACGGCGAGCCGGAGCCGCGGCCGTCGGTGGTCGACGTCAGCATGTACGGCGGGGTCGCTCGCAAGCCCTGA
- a CDS encoding serine/threonine-protein kinase, translating into MSPFTPALRLHDRYVLRERIGLGGMSEVWRADDEVLHRSVAVKALAGQLAADPQLRAVIQREARAAARLTHPHVTQVYDYGEATLDSGVVVPYLVMELVEGQTLADRLAGGPLAWPDAVRTAGQVAGALAAAHRIGVVHRDVKPANVMLTETGAKVLDFGIAAPAGPHPVTGHTGALLMGTPAYFAPERLDPGPANPAGDVYALGVLLYRSLTGRAPLPVRSWDDVLEVRRNRPPVPPPRVPGLPPEIADLVLACLAADPERRPAAARLAERLGAARSADPPTAILPTVAPVTHPPTLVERFPAATTRPAAPERPIPPPRPAVSSKRLFGLLVAGAVVLLLAVVGSLLWGDGSGAPPAAAPTAGPSTRAAEPPAPEPSSAAPPSTVPEPVTLRQLGDRFDELLDRAESIGLIDRKTADDLRKKAAELDRGKPKDRDKRVEDLREKIEDAAEDDKIDRVTAAGLRKLLDGYERLRGGDEG; encoded by the coding sequence ATGTCGCCGTTCACGCCCGCTCTGCGCCTGCACGACCGCTACGTCCTGCGCGAGCGCATCGGCCTCGGCGGCATGTCCGAGGTGTGGCGCGCCGACGACGAGGTGCTGCACCGTTCCGTCGCGGTCAAGGCCCTCGCCGGGCAGCTCGCCGCCGACCCGCAACTGCGGGCGGTGATCCAGCGCGAGGCCCGCGCGGCGGCGCGGCTCACCCACCCGCACGTGACCCAGGTGTACGACTACGGCGAGGCGACGCTGGACAGCGGCGTCGTGGTCCCGTACCTGGTGATGGAGCTGGTGGAGGGGCAGACGCTCGCCGATCGGCTGGCCGGCGGGCCGCTGGCCTGGCCGGACGCGGTCCGCACGGCCGGGCAGGTCGCCGGGGCGCTGGCCGCGGCGCACCGCATCGGCGTGGTGCACCGCGACGTCAAGCCGGCGAACGTGATGCTCACCGAGACCGGCGCGAAGGTGCTCGACTTCGGCATCGCCGCGCCCGCCGGCCCGCATCCGGTCACCGGGCACACCGGTGCGCTGCTGATGGGCACCCCCGCCTACTTCGCCCCGGAACGCCTCGACCCGGGCCCGGCGAACCCGGCCGGCGACGTGTACGCGCTCGGCGTGCTGCTGTACCGCAGCCTGACCGGCCGGGCCCCGCTGCCGGTGCGCAGCTGGGACGACGTGCTGGAGGTGCGGCGCAACCGGCCGCCGGTGCCGCCGCCGCGGGTGCCCGGCCTGCCGCCGGAGATTGCCGATCTGGTGCTGGCCTGCCTCGCGGCGGACCCGGAGCGGCGACCCGCAGCGGCCCGGCTCGCCGAGCGTCTCGGCGCGGCGCGGTCGGCGGATCCGCCGACCGCGATCCTGCCCACAGTGGCGCCGGTGACGCACCCGCCGACTCTCGTCGAGCGGTTCCCGGCCGCCACGACCCGCCCGGCCGCGCCGGAGCGTCCCATCCCGCCGCCGCGCCCGGCCGTCTCCTCGAAGCGGCTGTTCGGGCTGCTCGTCGCCGGCGCCGTGGTGCTGTTGCTCGCGGTGGTCGGCTCGCTGCTGTGGGGCGACGGCTCCGGCGCCCCGCCGGCCGCCGCGCCCACGGCCGGCCCGTCGACGCGCGCGGCCGAGCCGCCCGCCCCCGAGCCCAGCAGCGCCGCGCCGCCGTCGACGGTGCCCGAACCGGTGACGCTGCGTCAGCTCGGCGACCGGTTCGACGAGCTGCTCGACCGGGCCGAGTCGATCGGGCTGATCGACCGCAAGACCGCCGACGACCTGCGCAAGAAGGCCGCCGAGCTGGACCGGGGCAAGCCGAAGGACCGGGACAAGCGGGTCGAGGACCTGCGCGAGAAGATCGAGGACGCCGCCGAGGACGACAAGATCGATCGCGTCACCGCCGCCGGGCTGCGCAAGCTGCTCGACGGCTACGAGCGGCTGCGCGGCGGGGACGAGGGCTGA
- a CDS encoding carbon-nitrogen hydrolase family protein, whose product MRTPLRIAVAQPLTLSDDVEGNAARHADAVRAASARVVVFPEMSLTGYELTAAPLDPDDPRLAPLRAACAGTGTLALAGAPVPGPHIGVLAVDGEGVRVAYRKMCLGGAEPRHMRPGREPAVLDVDGWRLGLAVCKDTGTPEHAAATVALGADAYLAGVLESADDAAVPDERARRVAAAHGVWVVTASFAGSTGGGYARAAGGSGIWSPAGEPVVRAGTGAGEVVTGTLH is encoded by the coding sequence ATGCGTACGCCGTTGCGGATCGCGGTCGCCCAGCCGCTCACCCTCTCCGACGACGTCGAGGGCAACGCGGCACGGCACGCCGACGCCGTACGCGCCGCGTCGGCCCGGGTGGTGGTCTTCCCGGAGATGTCACTGACCGGGTACGAGCTGACGGCCGCGCCGCTGGACCCGGACGATCCCCGGCTCGCGCCGCTGCGCGCGGCGTGCGCCGGGACCGGGACGCTGGCGCTGGCCGGCGCGCCGGTGCCCGGGCCGCACATCGGGGTGCTCGCGGTCGACGGCGAGGGCGTGCGGGTGGCGTACCGGAAGATGTGCCTGGGCGGCGCGGAGCCGCGGCACATGCGGCCGGGCCGGGAGCCGGCGGTGCTCGATGTGGACGGCTGGCGGCTGGGCCTGGCGGTCTGCAAGGACACCGGCACGCCGGAGCACGCGGCGGCGACGGTGGCCCTGGGCGCGGACGCCTACCTGGCCGGGGTGCTGGAGTCCGCCGACGACGCGGCGGTGCCGGACGAACGTGCCCGCCGGGTCGCCGCCGCGCACGGCGTGTGGGTGGTGACGGCCAGCTTCGCCGGCTCGACCGGAGGCGGGTACGCGCGTGCCGCGGGTGGTTCGGGGATCTGGTCACCGGCGGGTGAGCCGGTGGTCCGCGCCGGCACAGGCGCCGGCGAGGTGGTCACCGGAACCCTGCACTGA
- a CDS encoding DedA family protein, with product MIGNAQLLAGPRVSAARAAEPSGDGVTGWVTGLMERLGGPGAGLAVALENLFPPIPSEVILPLAGFTASQGRMSLVGAIFWTTLGSIVGALALYYIGAALGRDRMRALAARLPLIKLEDVDRTEAWFLRHGVKAVFFGRMIPIFRSLISIPAGVERMPVPVFLLYTALGSLIWNTTFVLAGYLLGEQWHVVEAYAGTFQKVVIVAVIAGFCWFVVSRVRRSRRTALAADPTPVPESAPAPESESARQGTVYRGGWYGREEG from the coding sequence ATGATCGGAAACGCACAGCTGCTCGCCGGCCCCCGGGTGAGCGCCGCGCGGGCGGCAGAGCCGTCCGGTGACGGGGTTACCGGGTGGGTCACCGGCCTGATGGAACGGCTCGGCGGTCCCGGCGCCGGGCTCGCGGTGGCGCTGGAGAACCTGTTCCCGCCCATCCCCAGCGAGGTGATCCTGCCGCTGGCCGGCTTCACCGCGAGCCAGGGCCGGATGAGCCTGGTCGGCGCGATCTTCTGGACCACACTCGGGTCGATCGTGGGCGCGCTGGCGCTCTACTACATCGGCGCGGCGCTGGGGCGGGACCGGATGCGCGCCCTCGCCGCGCGGCTGCCGCTGATCAAGCTGGAGGACGTGGACCGCACCGAGGCGTGGTTCCTGCGCCACGGCGTCAAGGCGGTGTTCTTCGGCCGGATGATTCCGATCTTCCGCAGTCTCATCTCCATCCCGGCCGGGGTGGAACGGATGCCGGTGCCGGTGTTCCTGCTCTACACCGCGCTGGGCAGCCTGATCTGGAACACCACGTTCGTGCTGGCCGGGTACCTGCTCGGTGAGCAGTGGCATGTGGTCGAGGCGTACGCCGGCACGTTCCAGAAGGTCGTGATCGTGGCGGTGATCGCCGGGTTCTGCTGGTTCGTGGTCAGCCGGGTCCGCCGCTCGCGCCGGACCGCCCTCGCGGCGGACCCGACCCCGGTGCCGGAGTCGGCACCGGCGCCGGAGTCGGAGTCGGCCCGGCAGGGCACTGTCTACCGGGGCGGCTGGTACGGCCGCGAGGAGGGCTGA